The genomic DNA TTACGGTTATGGGAATGGATAACACACTGAACCCCTTTTTGCAAGCTTTGATCAGCAGTTCCAGCTCCATCTCAAATCCCTTGGTGGTGAGCGAGATCTCCCGCAGAACCCGGGTTCGGATCAATCGGAACCCGGACTGGCTGTCGGTGATGTCGGCGTGGCAGAGCCGGGAGACGGCTTTGACGCCCAGGCGATTCCAGAAACGGCGGAGAAAGGTCATCCGATGAAACTCCCAGGCTCGGGAGGCGATGAGGAGGTCCGGCTCGACCGCTTGAAAGGCCTTGAGAAGGATCGGGATCTGGAGGGGATCATGTTGACCATCGGCATCGAGGGTGATGACCAGGTCATAGTCTTGCTTCAGGATCGATTGAAATCCGGTCCGAAGGGCTG from Thermodesulfobacteriota bacterium includes the following:
- a CDS encoding glycosyltransferase family 2 protein, yielding PVFFVESGYIILDRGNKPLKRISVLIPAYNAETTIGSVLKKLEALGIETFVVNDGSTDKTAEVVRRFGVTLIEHPSNLGKGAALRTGFQSILKQDYDLVITLDADGQHDPLQIPILLKAFQAVEPDLLIASRAWEFHRMTFLRRFWNRLGVKAVSRLCHADITDSQSGFRLIRTRVLREISLTTKGFEMELELLIKACKKGFSVLSIPITVTNVDGRHTSHFRPVTDTWLVCKLFLKSLLW